In Prunus dulcis chromosome 1, ALMONDv2, whole genome shotgun sequence, the following are encoded in one genomic region:
- the LOC117613980 gene encoding sodium/hydrogen exchanger 2-like isoform X2, which produces MPGAMHFFHKFNIGSLKIGDYLALGAIFSATDSVCTLQVLNQDETPLLYSLVFGEGVVNDATSVVLFNAIQSFDLSHINTSTALQFIGNFLYLFAASTILGVVAGLLSAYVIKKLYFGRHSTDREVALMILMAYLSYILSELFYLSAILTVFFCGIVMSHYTWHNVTESSRVTTKHTFATLSFVAEIFIFLYVGMDALDIEKWRFVSDSPGKSIAVSSILLALVLVGRAAFVFPLSFLTNLTKKSPSDKISLKQQVTIWWAGLMRGSVSMALAYNQFTRSGHTDLRANAIMITSTITVVLFSTVVFGLMTKPLVRILLPSSKHISSMISSEPSSPKSITVPLLSNGQDSEVSLGVQDSEANHGPVNIPRPTSLRMLLSSPSHTVHHYWRKFDNAFMRPVFGGRGFVPYVPGSPVEQNDHQWH; this is translated from the exons GTGCTTAATCAGGATGAGACACCTTTGTTATACAGCCTGGTTTTTGGGGAAGGGGTGGTTAATGATGCCACATCAGTGGTGCTTTTCAATGCAATCCAGAGCTTTGACCTCTCTCACATCAATACAAGCACTGCTTTGCAATTTATAGGAAACttcttatatttatttgcTGCAAGTACAATTCTGGGAGTTGTA gCTGGACTACTTAGCGCATATGTCATTAAGAAGCTCTATTTTGGCAG ACACTCAACGGATCGTGAAGTTGCTCTTATGATACTCATGGCTTACCTTTCATACATTCTATCTGAA CTGTTTTATTTAAGTGCCATTCTCACTGTGTTTTTTTGCGGAATTGTTATGTCTCACTACACATGGCATAATGTAACGGAAAGTTCCAGAGTGACAACTAA GCATACTTTTGCCACTCTGTCATTTGTTGCTGAgatttttatctttctttatGTCGGCATGGATGCCTTGGACATTGAGAAGTGGAGATTTGTGAGCGATAG CCCTGGCAAATCTATAGCGGTGAGTTCAATACTGTTGGCGCTGGTTCTGGTTGGAAGAGCAGCCTTTGTTTTCCCCTTATCTTTCTTAACCAACTTGACTAAGAAATCTCCATCTGATAAAATCAGTTTGAAGCAACAA GTTACAATTTGGTGGGCTGGGCTTATGCGTGGCTCTGTTTCTATGGCACTTGCTTATAATCAG TTTACTAGGTCTGGCCATACTGACTTGCGTGCAAACGCGATCATGATCACCAGTACTATCACAGTTGTTCTTTTCAGCACAGTG GTATTTGGTTTGATGACTAAACCACTAGTGAGGATTTTGCTTCCTTCATCAAAACACATCAGCAGTATGATATCTTCCGAACCATCTAGTCCTAAATCAATCACTGTGCCACTGCTCAGCAATGGGCAAGATTCAGAGGTGAGCCTTGGGGTGCAAGATTCAGAGGCAAATCATGGGCCCGTGAACATACCCCGTCCAACTAGTTTACGAATGCTCCTAAGCAGTCCTTCTCACACTGTCCACCATTATTGGCGAAAATTTGATAATGCCTTCATGCGGCCTGTGTTTGGTGGGCGGGGTTTTGTACCTTATGTTCCGGGCTCACCTGTCGAACAAAATGATCATCAATGGCATTGA
- the LOC117613983 gene encoding vesicle-associated protein 2-2-like, with amino-acid sequence MMTTELLDVQPCELKFTFELKKQSLCSIQLGNKSDHYVAFKVKTTSPKKYCVRPNAGIIKPKATCDFTVTMQAQRVTPPDLQCKDKFLILSTVIPFGTTEEEITSDMFSKDSGKYIEEKKLRVVLISPPSSPVFVPINGELKQDPCYENSVKKDRVLSGVENIPPPHGVAEDVEGFETYKDMDESRAVKDVEELKPAKDVEELKPAKVVEELKPAKVVEELKPAKDAVALNLTKDFEELKLKLNTVDSKLKEAELTIMKLTEDRSMTTREKNMLKHELELLRRKNNVKRIMVGFPLFYVCMVALISLAIGYYIHP; translated from the exons ATGATGACCACAGAGCTTTTGGATGTTCAACCCTGCGAACTCAAATTCACAT TTGAGTTGAAGAAGCAAAGTTTATGCTCGATTCAACTTGGCAATAAGTCTGATCACTATGTTGCTTTCAAG GTAAAAACCACTTCTCCAAAGAAATACTGCGTGCGGCCTAACGCTGGCATCATAAAACCCAAGGCAACATGTGATTTCACAG TTACCATGCAAGCTCAGCGTGTCACGCCACCTGATTTGCAGTGCAAAGACAAGTTCCTTATCCTGAGCACAGTTATTCCATTCGGGACAACTGAAGAGGAAATTACATCTGACATG TTCTCAAAAGATAGTGGCAAATACATTGAAGAGAAGAAACTAAGAGTGGTGCTCATCAGCCCACCCTCTTCCCCAGTATTTGTACCAATTAATGGAGAGTTGAAGCAAGATCCATGTTATGAAAATTCAGTGAAAAAGGATAGAGTTCTGAGTGGAGTTGAAAACATACCCCCGCCTCATGGG GTTGCTGAGGATGTTGAGGGGTTTGAAACTTATAAGGACATGGATGAGTCAAGAGCAGTTAAGGATGTCGAGGAATTGAAACCAGCTAAGGATGTGGAGGAATTGAAACCAGCTAAGGTTGTGGAGGAATTGAAACCAGCTAAGGTTGTGGAGGAATTGAAACCAGCTAAGGATGCTGTTGCGTTGAATTTAACAAAGGATTTTGaggaattgaaattgaagCTAAATACAGTGGATTCAAAGCTAAAAGAG GCTGAACTTACCATCATGAAGCTAACAGAAGATAGAAGCATGACCACTCGCGAGAAGAATATGCTTAAACATGAATTG GAGTTGCTGAGGAGGAAGAACAATGTCAAAAGGATTATGGTTGGCTTCCCTCTCTTTTATGTTTGTATGGTTGCTCTCATCAGTCTAGCAATCGGATACTATATCCATCcgtag